The following proteins come from a genomic window of Oricola thermophila:
- the ccoG gene encoding cytochrome c oxidase accessory protein CcoG, with protein sequence MFARPPLWQEHVLDQATEVPSVDVEPVNAGAKKKAQPLYAARKQIFPKRAEGRFRRLKWLIMLVTLGIYYVTPWLRWDRGDHAPDQAVLIDMANRRFYFFFVEIWPQEFFFVAGLLVMAGVGLFLVTSIVGRAWCGYACPQTVWTDLFIAVERFWQGDRNARMRLAKAPWSFEKARKMVATHASFLAISVATGGAWIFYFADAPTLLKDLVTFQAPFIAYSTVAVLTATTYVFGGLMREQVCIYMCPWPRIQAAMLDEDSLVVTYNDWRGEPRSRHAKKAAAEGKAVGDCVDCNACVAVCPMGIDIRDGQQLECITCALCIDACDSVMDKIGKKRGLIAYATLHEYNHNMQLATDPETGAVDPARVRGEDGKFDDRIKHFNWRIIFRVRSLIYMGAWAAIGLALVVALLSRDRLEVNVQKDRNPVFVTLSDGSIRNGYTVKLLNMIPEPRVIFLSLEGLPGATMSINGLDQPDGTSFAIPVEPDKLRALKVYVTQPLEYTVEGRAPFHFIAEDKQSFESDVYDAVFEAPER encoded by the coding sequence ATGTTTGCGCGCCCACCGCTATGGCAGGAGCATGTTTTGGATCAGGCGACCGAAGTTCCGTCCGTCGACGTCGAACCCGTCAACGCCGGCGCGAAGAAGAAAGCACAGCCGCTATACGCGGCCCGCAAGCAGATTTTCCCGAAACGGGCGGAGGGCCGGTTCCGCCGCCTGAAGTGGCTTATCATGCTGGTCACGCTCGGCATCTATTACGTGACGCCGTGGCTACGCTGGGACCGTGGCGATCATGCGCCGGACCAGGCCGTTCTGATCGACATGGCCAATCGGCGCTTCTATTTCTTCTTCGTCGAGATCTGGCCACAGGAGTTCTTCTTCGTCGCCGGCCTTCTGGTGATGGCGGGCGTCGGCCTGTTCCTGGTCACATCAATCGTCGGGCGCGCCTGGTGCGGCTATGCCTGTCCGCAGACCGTGTGGACGGACCTTTTCATCGCGGTGGAACGATTCTGGCAGGGCGACCGCAACGCGCGCATGCGCCTCGCCAAGGCGCCATGGTCGTTCGAGAAGGCCCGAAAGATGGTCGCGACCCATGCGTCCTTTCTCGCCATTTCCGTGGCGACGGGTGGTGCGTGGATATTCTACTTCGCCGACGCGCCGACGCTGCTGAAGGATCTTGTGACCTTCCAGGCACCATTCATCGCCTATTCGACCGTCGCGGTCCTGACGGCAACGACCTATGTGTTCGGCGGCCTGATGCGCGAACAGGTGTGCATCTACATGTGTCCGTGGCCGCGCATCCAGGCGGCTATGCTCGACGAGGATTCGCTGGTCGTCACCTACAACGACTGGCGCGGCGAGCCACGCAGCCGCCATGCCAAGAAGGCCGCAGCCGAAGGCAAGGCCGTCGGCGATTGCGTCGATTGTAACGCCTGCGTTGCCGTCTGTCCGATGGGCATCGACATCCGCGACGGACAACAGCTGGAGTGCATCACCTGCGCGCTGTGCATCGACGCCTGCGACTCGGTCATGGACAAGATCGGCAAGAAACGCGGGTTGATCGCCTATGCGACGCTGCACGAGTACAACCACAACATGCAGCTCGCCACGGACCCGGAGACCGGGGCCGTCGACCCGGCGCGCGTGCGCGGCGAGGACGGAAAGTTTGACGACCGCATAAAGCATTTCAACTGGCGGATCATCTTCCGCGTCCGTTCGCTGATCTACATGGGCGCATGGGCTGCCATCGGCCTCGCCTTGGTGGTTGCGCTGCTCAGCCGCGACCGGCTCGAGGTGAACGTGCAGAAGGACCGCAATCCGGTTTTCGTCACGCTGTCCGACGGATCGATACGCAACGGCTACACCGTCAAGCTCCTCAACATGATCCCCGAGCCGCGGGTCATCTTCCTGTCGCTGGAGGGACTGCCGGGCGCCACCATGAGCATCAACGGCCTCGACCAGCCGGACGGCACCAGTTTCGCCATTCCGGTCGAGCCGGACAAGTTGCGGGCGCTTAAGGTGTATGTCACGCAACCGCTGGAATACACCGTGGAAGGGCGCGCGCCGTTCCACTTCATCGCCGAGGACAAGCAGTCCTTCGAGAGCGACGTCTATGACGCGGTATTCGAGGCACCGGAAAGATGA
- a CDS encoding FixH family protein translates to MIEKILGLKHFTGWHMLGVLVLFFGTIIGVNLTLAWFANSSWTGLVVQNSYVESQRFNEVTAEKRRQLALGWQAEIAYGGDTFTVEMTDKDGAPLRGAIVSAKIGHPVQDRNDQTVSLLDRGGGEYAADVALDPGIWNVDLTVTGAKGEIWTRAIRFLVRE, encoded by the coding sequence ATGATCGAGAAGATACTCGGGCTGAAGCATTTCACCGGCTGGCACATGCTGGGCGTGCTGGTCCTGTTCTTCGGGACCATCATCGGCGTCAACCTGACGCTTGCCTGGTTTGCCAATTCCAGCTGGACGGGGCTGGTGGTGCAGAATTCCTATGTCGAGAGCCAGCGTTTCAACGAGGTGACGGCCGAGAAACGTCGTCAGCTCGCGCTTGGCTGGCAGGCTGAAATCGCCTATGGCGGCGACACCTTCACGGTGGAGATGACCGACAAGGACGGCGCGCCGTTGCGCGGTGCCATCGTTTCGGCGAAAATCGGTCATCCGGTCCAGGACCGGAACGACCAGACGGTATCGCTGCTCGACAGGGGCGGCGGGGAGTATGCCGCCGATGTCGCGCTCGATCCGGGCATCTGGAACGTCGACCTGACGGTCACGGGGGCGAAGGGCGAGATCTGGACGCGCGCGATCAGGTTCCTGGTCAGGGAGTAA
- a CDS encoding heavy metal translocating P-type ATPase, translating into MAGSCCGGDLGVDNALASAGVGDFTRVEELQRAGHIENDGTVRYVLSVPEVHCGACISAIERGLNGLEGVVSARVNLSLKRLTVILDSEDRSPGFVLQTLDRLGYRAMPVDLGELGDVEHKRQSERLLRALAVAGFAAGNIMLLSVSVWSGATGATRDLFHLISGLVAVPVVAYSGQVFFSSALKALAARRLNMDVPISLAVILALGMSVYESLTGGAEAYFDAAVTLLFFLLIGRYLDQLMRDHARSAVLGLARMTARGGNVVGDDGSLTYAPVDEIEPGMVVRVAPGERIPADGRVVRGTSDLDRSLVTGESAPVAVAANTEVEAGTLNLTGPIDVKVVRKADESFIAEVMQMMEAAENGRGRYVRIADRAARVYAPAVHLLALFAFLGWMIVTEGDWHASLYTAISVLIITCPCALGLAVPVVHVIGAARLFGRGILMKDGSALERLAEADTAVFDKTGTLTTGTPRIAATAIGADDAPAAKALAMHSIHPASRAVAVFLADTPVAALSDIREVPGYGVEGIVDGERVRLGRAEWAAEMAAPGTGEAARGAGLAFAREGGEVAGFTLSETLRPDAADAVAALREQDMAVELLSGDSAAAVKAIAATVGIEAVRAQATPASKIARVRELQAHGRHVMMVGDGLNDAPALAAGHVSMAPASASDIGRMAADFVFTRETMMSVPFAREIALKAGRLVRQNFGLAALYNVIAVPLAVAGYVTPLIAALAMSGSSIVVVMNSMRLARGGRLLPRLGRTRKAAEPNEVLA; encoded by the coding sequence ATGGCGGGTAGCTGTTGCGGCGGAGATCTCGGGGTGGACAATGCGCTTGCCTCTGCGGGCGTGGGCGATTTCACGCGCGTGGAGGAGTTGCAGCGCGCCGGCCACATCGAGAATGACGGCACCGTGCGCTACGTGCTTTCGGTGCCCGAGGTGCATTGCGGCGCCTGCATCTCGGCGATCGAGCGCGGGCTGAACGGCCTCGAAGGCGTCGTTTCGGCGCGCGTGAACCTGTCGCTGAAACGCCTGACGGTCATCCTGGATTCCGAAGACCGCTCGCCCGGCTTCGTGCTCCAGACGCTCGACCGCCTGGGGTATCGCGCCATGCCGGTCGACCTGGGCGAACTCGGCGATGTAGAGCACAAGCGGCAGTCCGAGCGCCTTTTGCGGGCGCTCGCGGTCGCGGGCTTTGCCGCGGGCAACATCATGCTCCTGTCGGTGTCGGTCTGGTCCGGCGCCACCGGTGCCACTCGGGACCTGTTTCACCTGATTTCCGGCCTTGTCGCCGTTCCCGTCGTCGCCTATTCGGGCCAGGTGTTCTTCTCCTCGGCGCTGAAGGCCCTTGCTGCGCGCCGCCTCAACATGGACGTGCCGATCTCGCTTGCCGTAATCCTGGCGCTGGGCATGAGCGTCTATGAAAGCCTGACCGGCGGCGCGGAGGCCTATTTCGACGCGGCCGTGACGCTCCTCTTCTTCCTGCTTATCGGACGCTATCTCGACCAGCTGATGCGCGACCACGCCCGCTCCGCCGTGCTCGGGCTTGCCCGCATGACGGCGCGCGGCGGCAATGTCGTCGGGGATGACGGCTCGCTCACATATGCGCCGGTCGACGAGATCGAGCCGGGCATGGTGGTGCGGGTCGCTCCGGGCGAACGCATTCCCGCGGACGGCCGTGTAGTCCGGGGCACCAGCGATCTCGACCGTTCTCTGGTGACCGGCGAGAGCGCGCCGGTTGCTGTCGCGGCCAATACCGAGGTGGAGGCCGGCACGCTGAACCTTACCGGCCCGATCGACGTGAAGGTCGTTCGCAAGGCCGACGAATCCTTCATCGCCGAGGTGATGCAGATGATGGAGGCCGCCGAGAACGGTCGCGGGCGCTACGTGCGCATCGCCGACCGGGCGGCGCGGGTCTACGCGCCCGCGGTGCACCTGTTGGCGCTGTTTGCGTTTCTCGGCTGGATGATCGTGACGGAAGGCGACTGGCATGCGTCGCTTTACACCGCCATTTCCGTCCTCATCATCACCTGTCCTTGCGCGCTCGGCCTTGCCGTGCCCGTGGTGCATGTCATCGGGGCCGCACGCCTGTTCGGCCGTGGCATCCTGATGAAGGACGGGTCGGCCCTCGAAAGGCTGGCCGAAGCCGACACGGCGGTCTTCGACAAGACCGGCACGTTGACCACGGGCACGCCGCGCATCGCGGCAACGGCGATCGGCGCCGACGACGCGCCGGCGGCCAAGGCGCTGGCCATGCACTCGATCCACCCGGCTTCGCGTGCGGTCGCCGTGTTCCTGGCGGATACGCCGGTCGCTGCGCTGTCCGATATCCGCGAGGTTCCGGGCTACGGTGTCGAGGGTATCGTCGATGGCGAGCGCGTGCGCCTCGGTCGTGCCGAATGGGCGGCCGAAATGGCCGCGCCGGGGACCGGGGAGGCAGCGCGGGGCGCCGGGCTTGCCTTTGCCCGCGAAGGGGGCGAGGTGGCCGGCTTCACCCTGTCGGAGACCCTGCGGCCCGATGCGGCGGATGCCGTCGCAGCGCTCAGGGAACAGGACATGGCGGTCGAACTCCTGTCGGGCGACAGCGCCGCCGCGGTCAAGGCAATCGCAGCCACGGTCGGCATCGAGGCGGTACGAGCGCAGGCCACTCCCGCATCCAAGATCGCCCGCGTCCGCGAACTCCAGGCCCATGGCCGCCATGTCATGATGGTCGGCGACGGACTCAACGATGCTCCGGCGCTCGCGGCGGGGCACGTTTCCATGGCGCCGGCCTCGGCGTCGGATATCGGCCGCATGGCCGCCGATTTCGTCTTCACCCGGGAGACCATGATGTCGGTGCCGTTTGCCCGCGAGATCGCGCTCAAGGCGGGCCGGCTGGTGCGGCAGAATTTCGGGCTTGCCGCGCTCTACAACGTCATCGCCGTGCCGCTGGCCGTCGCCGGCTACGTGACACCGCTGATCGCTGCGCTCGCCATGTCGGGATCGTCCATCGTCGTCGTGATGAACTCCATGCGCCTGGCGCGCGGCGGGCGGTTGCTGCCGCGCCTCGGACGCACGCGGAAGGCGGCGGAACCGAACGAGGTTCTGGCATGA
- the ccoS gene encoding cbb3-type cytochrome oxidase assembly protein CcoS, with amino-acid sequence MNVLIYLIPAALGMGALGLFAFLWSMKSGQYQDLDGAAERILDEEADEKPL; translated from the coding sequence ATGAACGTGTTGATCTACCTCATACCCGCGGCACTCGGGATGGGCGCGCTTGGTCTCTTCGCCTTCCTGTGGTCGATGAAGAGCGGCCAGTACCAGGATCTCGACGGCGCGGCGGAACGCATCCTCGACGAGGAAGCTGACGAGAAGCCGCTCTAG
- a CDS encoding DMT family transporter yields the protein MTFPNAPIASTEPPRTSRTGLGIGLMLLGFMFFSITDATAKILTRDFEPFQIAWFRQLGLLTIATWIVATRGRSVFRTARPVLQIGRGMAAALSASAFIFAVGYVPLADATAVSFVAPFVVTILAAVVLRETVGIRRWTAVTIGFIGTLIVIRPGLGLFHPAIFVVLAAASLFAVRQILSRVLGPVDRTITTIVYTAISSVVLLTIPTILVWQTPTSLRQVLLILLIACTAGIGEFLIIRALELAQAATLAPLQYTMIIWSTGLSWLLFSQLPDAWSLIGAAIIMVSGIYTLHRERLAARQRRQANGA from the coding sequence ATGACCTTTCCGAACGCGCCCATAGCCTCCACCGAACCGCCCAGAACAAGCCGAACCGGCCTCGGAATCGGCCTGATGCTTCTCGGCTTCATGTTCTTTTCAATAACGGATGCGACCGCCAAGATACTCACGCGGGATTTCGAGCCATTCCAGATTGCATGGTTTCGCCAGCTCGGGCTTCTGACCATCGCGACATGGATCGTCGCCACACGCGGTCGTTCGGTTTTCAGGACGGCCCGCCCTGTATTGCAGATAGGCAGGGGGATGGCGGCCGCGCTGTCGGCATCCGCCTTCATATTCGCTGTCGGCTACGTTCCGCTGGCCGATGCCACCGCCGTGAGCTTTGTCGCACCGTTCGTCGTCACCATACTGGCCGCGGTCGTGCTGCGCGAAACAGTGGGCATACGCCGCTGGACGGCGGTCACGATCGGCTTCATCGGAACGCTGATCGTGATCCGTCCCGGCCTCGGCCTGTTCCATCCCGCGATCTTCGTGGTCCTCGCAGCAGCTTCCCTGTTCGCGGTGCGACAGATATTGTCGCGCGTTCTCGGGCCGGTGGATCGGACGATCACGACCATCGTCTACACGGCGATCAGCAGTGTCGTGCTGTTGACCATACCGACGATCCTTGTCTGGCAGACGCCGACCAGCCTCAGGCAGGTATTGCTGATCCTGCTCATTGCCTGCACCGCAGGGATCGGGGAGTTTCTCATCATCCGGGCCCTGGAACTTGCCCAAGCGGCGACGCTGGCTCCGTTGCAATACACGATGATCATCTGGAGCACGGGCCTGAGCTGGCTGCTCTTCTCGCAATTGCCGGACGCGTGGTCCCTGATCGGCGCGGCCATCATCATGGTCTCGGGCATTTACACCCTGCACCGGGAAAGACTGGCGGCAAGACAGAGACGGCAGGCGAACGGAGCATAG
- a CDS encoding cold-shock protein: MTTGTVKFFNGQKGFGFIQPEDGSKDVFVHISALERAGIGGLVEGQKVSFDLESGRDGRTSAANLQLL; this comes from the coding sequence ATGACTACAGGTACCGTAAAGTTCTTTAATGGCCAGAAGGGCTTTGGATTCATCCAGCCGGAAGACGGCAGCAAGGACGTGTTCGTCCACATCAGCGCCCTCGAGCGCGCAGGCATCGGCGGTCTCGTCGAAGGCCAGAAGGTCTCTTTCGACCTCGAGTCCGGCCGTGACGGCCGTACGAGCGCGGCGAACCTCCAGCTGCTCTAA
- a CDS encoding helix-turn-helix domain-containing protein → MRARKVFAGRKIRSIRTERGLTQAAFAAQLGISTSYLNQIENNQRHVTAPVLMALAEVFAVDIKDLSGNDDDRLLADLSEALADPLFSGDAPPAQDLKLVVQNTPAVAHAFLSMHQALRRAGERLAELDDTLERSGAQAEPTPYEEVRDFFHYMDNYIDWLDRAAEDLAGQLDAGRTDRTRALAGFIESRHGVRTVIGGAAARPGAIRRYDRHSKVLSLNPRSSPATRAFQIAHQLALIAHSDAIDEIVRKAAFRSRDAEAICRIGLANYFAGAALLPYGEFMEAARELRHDLELLAERFGASIEQVAHRLSTLQRPGLKGVPFFFARVDQAGNITKRHSATKLQFARFGSACPLWNVHSAFETPNRIIRQLAETPDGIRYLCLATTVSKPGGGFRAPVQRYALALGCEVRHAGELVYADDLDTGRDEAFEPIGISCRICERQDCHQRAVPPLKHKLFVDEKARDTVPYSFE, encoded by the coding sequence ATGCGCGCACGCAAGGTATTCGCCGGACGCAAGATCCGCTCCATCCGCACGGAACGCGGCCTGACCCAGGCGGCTTTCGCGGCCCAGCTCGGCATCTCGACCTCCTATCTCAACCAGATCGAGAACAATCAGCGCCACGTGACCGCCCCGGTCCTCATGGCGCTGGCCGAGGTTTTCGCCGTCGACATCAAGGACCTGTCGGGCAATGACGACGACCGGCTGCTGGCGGACCTGTCGGAAGCCCTCGCCGACCCTCTGTTTTCCGGCGACGCGCCGCCGGCGCAGGACCTGAAGCTGGTCGTCCAGAACACGCCCGCCGTGGCCCATGCCTTCCTCTCCATGCACCAGGCGCTGCGCCGCGCCGGCGAGAGGCTGGCGGAACTGGACGACACGCTGGAGCGCTCCGGGGCACAGGCCGAGCCGACACCCTACGAGGAAGTCCGCGACTTCTTTCACTACATGGACAACTACATCGACTGGCTGGACCGCGCGGCCGAGGATCTCGCCGGCCAGCTGGATGCCGGTCGCACCGACCGAACGCGCGCGCTGGCCGGGTTCATCGAGTCCCGCCACGGCGTGCGCACGGTGATCGGCGGAGCGGCGGCACGGCCCGGCGCAATCAGGCGCTACGACCGTCATTCGAAGGTACTGTCGCTCAATCCGCGCTCCTCGCCCGCCACCCGGGCCTTCCAGATCGCCCACCAGCTGGCCCTGATCGCCCATTCGGATGCCATCGACGAGATCGTGCGCAAGGCCGCCTTCCGCTCGAGGGATGCCGAGGCCATCTGCCGGATCGGCCTGGCCAACTATTTCGCCGGCGCGGCATTGCTGCCCTATGGCGAATTCATGGAAGCCGCCCGGGAGCTGCGTCACGACCTCGAGCTGCTTGCCGAGCGCTTCGGTGCCTCGATCGAGCAGGTCGCCCACCGGCTGTCGACCCTGCAGCGACCGGGGCTGAAGGGCGTGCCCTTCTTCTTCGCCCGCGTGGACCAGGCCGGCAACATCACCAAGCGCCACTCGGCCACCAAGCTGCAATTCGCCCGCTTCGGTTCCGCCTGCCCGCTCTGGAACGTGCACTCCGCCTTCGAGACGCCGAACCGGATTATCAGGCAACTGGCCGAAACCCCTGACGGGATTCGGTATTTGTGCCTCGCGACGACCGTCTCGAAACCGGGAGGCGGCTTCCGTGCCCCCGTGCAGCGCTATGCGCTGGCGCTTGGCTGCGAGGTGCGCCATGCCGGCGAGCTGGTCTATGCCGACGATCTCGACACCGGCCGCGACGAGGCCTTCGAGCCAATCGGCATTTCGTGCCGCATCTGCGAGCGCCAGGACTGCCACCAGCGCGCCGTGCCGCCGCTCAAGCACAAGCTGTTCGTGGACGAAAAGGCGCGCGATACGGTGCCCTACAGCTTCGAGTAG
- a CDS encoding acyl-CoA carboxylase subunit beta, translated as MQDILEQLEERRREARLGGGQRRIDAQHAKGKLTARERLEVLLDEGSFEEYDTYKAHRCADFGMDQTKIPGDGVVTGWGTINGRPVYVFSQDFTVFGGSLSETHAEKICKVMDLAMQNGVPIIGLNDSGGARIQEGVASLGGYAEVFWRNAQASGVIPQISVIMGPCAGGAVYSPAMTDFIFMVKDTSYMFVTGPDVVKTVTNEIVTAEELGGASTHSKKSSVADGAYENDVEALLEIRRMFDFLPLSNREAPPVIPTADPGDRVEMALDTLVPENPNKPYDMHEVVTKVADEGTFFEIQKDHAGNILCGFIRLNGSTVGVVANQPMVLAGCLDIDASKKAGRFVRFCDAFNIPILTFVDVPGFLPGTAQEYGGIIKHGAKLLFAYAQATVPKVTVITRKAYGGAYDVMASKHIRADVNYAWPTAQIAVMGAKGAAEILYRSELGDADKIAQRTKEYEDRFANPFIAAERGFIDEVIMPHSTRRRVARAFELLKGKQAEAPAKKHDNIPL; from the coding sequence ATGCAGGATATTCTGGAACAGCTGGAAGAGCGCCGGCGCGAAGCGCGCCTCGGCGGCGGTCAGAGGCGTATCGACGCACAGCACGCCAAGGGCAAGCTGACCGCGCGCGAGCGGCTGGAGGTGCTGCTCGACGAGGGCTCCTTCGAGGAATACGACACCTACAAGGCGCATCGCTGCGCCGATTTCGGCATGGATCAGACGAAGATCCCCGGCGACGGCGTGGTCACGGGCTGGGGCACCATCAACGGCCGGCCGGTCTATGTCTTCTCCCAGGATTTCACCGTTTTTGGCGGTTCGCTGTCGGAAACGCACGCCGAGAAGATCTGCAAGGTTATGGACCTTGCCATGCAGAACGGCGTGCCGATCATCGGCCTCAACGATTCCGGCGGCGCGCGCATCCAGGAGGGGGTGGCCTCGCTGGGTGGCTATGCCGAGGTGTTCTGGCGCAACGCGCAGGCCTCCGGCGTCATCCCGCAGATTTCCGTCATCATGGGCCCGTGCGCGGGCGGCGCGGTCTATTCGCCGGCCATGACCGACTTCATCTTCATGGTGAAGGACACCAGCTACATGTTCGTCACCGGCCCGGACGTGGTGAAGACCGTCACCAACGAGATCGTCACGGCGGAGGAACTCGGCGGCGCATCGACCCATTCGAAGAAATCCTCCGTCGCTGACGGCGCCTACGAGAACGATGTCGAGGCGCTGCTCGAAATCCGCCGCATGTTCGACTTCCTGCCGCTGTCGAACCGCGAGGCGCCGCCGGTCATACCGACCGCCGACCCGGGTGACCGCGTCGAGATGGCGCTGGACACGCTGGTGCCGGAAAATCCGAACAAGCCCTATGACATGCACGAGGTCGTCACCAAGGTGGCGGACGAGGGCACCTTCTTCGAGATCCAGAAGGATCACGCCGGCAACATTCTCTGCGGCTTCATCCGTCTCAACGGCTCGACCGTGGGCGTGGTGGCCAACCAGCCCATGGTGCTGGCCGGTTGCCTCGATATCGATGCTTCGAAGAAGGCCGGGCGCTTCGTGCGTTTCTGCGATGCCTTCAACATCCCGATCCTGACCTTCGTTGACGTGCCGGGCTTCCTGCCGGGTACCGCGCAGGAATATGGCGGCATCATCAAGCACGGCGCGAAGCTCCTGTTCGCCTATGCGCAGGCGACCGTGCCCAAGGTCACGGTGATCACCCGCAAGGCCTATGGCGGTGCCTATGACGTGATGGCGTCGAAGCACATTCGCGCGGACGTCAACTACGCTTGGCCGACTGCGCAGATCGCGGTGATGGGGGCCAAGGGCGCGGCCGAGATCCTCTACCGCTCGGAGCTGGGCGATGCCGACAAGATCGCGCAGCGCACCAAGGAGTACGAGGACCGCTTCGCCAATCCCTTCATCGCCGCCGAGCGCGGCTTCATCGACGAGGTGATCATGCCGCACTCGACGCGTCGCCGCGTGGCGCGGGCCTTCGAGCTGCTGAAGGGCAAGCAGGCGGAGGCCCCGGCCAAGAAGCACGACAACATTCCGTTGTGA
- the yghU gene encoding glutathione-dependent disulfide-bond oxidoreductase produces MTDQFDPANNFPAGYVPPKVWEWEQGNGGTFASINRPTAGAQFEKELPVGRHPLQLYSQGTPNGVKITVMLEELLAAGHEGAEYDAWLIRIGEGDQFGSGFVSVNPNSKIPAMMDHAPKGGGEPIRLFESGSILLYLAEKFGAFLPTDIRGRTEALNWLFWQMGSAPYLGGGFGHFYAYAPMKIKYAIDRFAMEVKRQLDVLDRHLADHEYMAGSEYTIADMAIWPWYGRLASHGAYNDAGEFLSVDEYENVQRWTKQIAQRPAAQRGSMVNRTFGDPAKQLHERHDASDFETKTQDKIGDAG; encoded by the coding sequence ATGACCGATCAATTCGATCCCGCAAACAACTTCCCCGCCGGCTACGTTCCGCCGAAGGTCTGGGAATGGGAGCAGGGCAATGGAGGCACCTTCGCCTCGATCAACCGGCCGACCGCCGGTGCGCAGTTCGAGAAGGAGCTGCCTGTCGGTCGGCATCCGCTGCAGCTCTATTCGCAGGGCACGCCCAACGGGGTGAAGATCACGGTCATGCTGGAGGAGCTTCTGGCTGCCGGCCACGAGGGAGCCGAATACGACGCCTGGCTCATCCGGATCGGGGAGGGCGACCAGTTCGGCTCCGGCTTCGTTTCCGTCAACCCGAATTCCAAGATCCCGGCCATGATGGACCATGCGCCGAAGGGTGGCGGCGAGCCGATACGGCTGTTCGAGTCCGGCTCCATCCTGCTCTATCTCGCCGAGAAGTTCGGCGCCTTCCTGCCGACCGACATTCGCGGGCGTACCGAGGCGCTGAACTGGCTGTTCTGGCAAATGGGCTCCGCTCCCTATCTCGGCGGCGGCTTCGGCCATTTCTACGCCTATGCCCCGATGAAGATAAAATACGCCATCGACCGCTTCGCCATGGAGGTGAAGCGCCAGCTCGACGTGCTCGACCGGCACCTGGCCGACCACGAGTACATGGCCGGCAGCGAGTACACGATTGCCGACATGGCGATCTGGCCCTGGTACGGGCGGCTCGCCAGCCACGGCGCCTACAACGACGCCGGCGAGTTCCTCTCCGTCGACGAATACGAGAACGTCCAGCGCTGGACGAAGCAGATCGCGCAGCGTCCGGCGGCGCAGCGCGGCTCGATGGTCAACCGCACCTTCGGCGATCCGGCGAAGCAGCTGCACGAACGTCACGACGCCTCCGACTTCGAGACGAAGACGCAGGACAAGATCGGGGACGCGGGCTGA